The sequence AATTATCAAAAATTCCTAACAGCTTAATGGCAACTGCAATTACATCAGCATCTTGTTGTTCCTCATGTAGAGCAGCTAAAAGAGCATCTTTTGCTCCTTGGTTTTTCCATCCACTGTCTGCTAAATTTGCTCTTCCAGCTATTACCCAAACTATAGGGCCATTACTTTTTTTGATTGCTTGACGTAAAATATAATCACATTCAGCTTTCTCTACTATTTCATAAGTATCGATAAATATAATCAGTGGTTTTTCTTTAGCTAACTTGGTAATTCCCGAACTCAAAGCTCCAACCAAGTTATTTTCTGGATTTTGATAAATTCCTTGTTCAAGCGTGGTTAAAAGAGATTCTACAAATTCCCGAGCTACCTTAAATTCTTCCTCTTCCGAATTGTATTTATCTTTATTTATTAACTGAGCAATCCCATCCGCTCCTAAAGGAATTAGTTCTTGAATAGCTTCATTCTCTAACTCAGATTCTAAAGCTTGGTTAATTTTCTTCTTCGCTTCTTCCCAATAATTTGTAGTGGCAACGTAGTTATCAAAATAATTTGCTTTACCTGCTTGATAAAATGACTTATAAATTACTTCCAGCACGTTAGTAGGCTGAATTTCATCCCATGATTGTGCATCATAAATGCGATAATATTCTTTTTGCCAGTCAATAAATATAGTATTTAAATTACCTTCTAATTTATCTTTTGCAACTTCTTCGAGCTTTTTTAGTAAAGTTGTTTTACCAATACCAAGATTTCCATAATAAAGAAAAATATATGGTTGAGAAGAAACTTCTGGATTTGTCAGAGCATCGATAGCTTGAGTAAATTTATTAATTTCTTGGGTACGCCCTAGACAAGCTTCACTCATAAATTTAATTCATTAATTGCTGTTGATATTTAGCAAGTCTTTCCACAAGAGCAAGGGTAACACAAACCTTAATTACGTTATCACCAGTTACAGCAGGGGGAGGTGTCGGAAGATATCCCCGTATTTGTTTATCATAGCCCCAGACTATTTGACTTTTAGCAATCTGAATCCATCTTTCACCTTTCTCCTGCACGCACCACTGTACTTGTTTTGCAAATTCACGTTCTTTTTCTGTATCGCTCACGTTGCTTTCAAGTTGTTCTTGTAGTTGCTCCCAAACAAACTTTTGAACGCTAAAGCCGAAGTAATTTTGACTGCTATCCATCCACATATCGTCAATTTTGAAAAGGATATTGCAGTCAATTTTTTCTATATCTTCAGGTTGCAACCAACCTCTTTCTTCTTGTGCTGCAGCTTGAAGTAAAATAATAGATGTTTCTTCGTCTGCTTCTTTCCATTTCTTCTCTGCTAGCAGGTTTTCAAGCGTATCCAACCTTTTATTGATAGAGATAGGTACTAGATTGTTACCATCAGCATTTTCTAAAGTTTCTATGTCATAAGACAAAATCTCCGCCAACTCTCCTGAATCAAAAAGAGTCTTAAAGGTTTCCAAGCCTTCTTCCGAACTTCTTAAAAAAATCTTTCTGCTGTCAAATTCTATTTTATTAAGACATGGATCTTGTAAAATTTTACTTAGCTCCTCAGCAATATATTCTGCCTGGGAATTGTTAACTTCATCGACAGCATCGTTTAATACGAGAGTAAATTCAACCTGTTTTTGGGTTTTCTCAAATAAGTCTTTAACAACTTGGACTTGTTCGTTTAATGGTTTATCTTCATAAGCTTTATCAACCAGTTTTTGGATGCATATTTCACCGCAAGACTTTTCTAACTGAATTAAATTAAAAATTTGCTCGGATAAATTGCTACCAGTTATTTCATTCAAACTTTTATTTAAGTTAAATAACACAAACTGTTCCAATACCCCAGGTGCAGGATAAGCACTCAAAAGAGCTTCTTGCAGTTTTTCATAAAACCAACCGTGTAATTGTAATGTCATAGCCAATCATCTTTAATTTTTAGAGCTAAATACTACCTTTTATATTTATATAGGCTTTAAAACATACTACTTATGCAGAGTTACAGTAATTTAAGGAAATATCCTAAATAATTACATCACTATCTTTTAATCTCTTCAAAACAATATTTTTACGCATAAGTATCGTTTGTATTCAAAAAATCGCACACATTCCTGCTTTTCACCCAGGAGCAAGATTATGAATTAAAGGATGAATCCCTGCAATTTTGCTGCTTCCAACAACTATAAAATCTGCAAGGTAATAGATAAATTGAAATACAGATTGCTTCGCTGTTTAAATCTTCTATTCTGTCCATAACTTATATACATTTAGAACTATTCTCGATAATCTTGTTCCTAAATGCTGTTACGTTGATTTAGAAAAAATATGCAGCTTTTATTCTTAATATTTATATTTTAATGCAATTCAACATTCTCAAATTGACAACAAATATATGTCATTAGCTTTAATTATAGTCTTATACTCTCATAATGAATGTATTTTAAATCACAAAATTTTGAAAATTGTATTATTTGTAACTAAATGAAAAGACAAAAAGGACTTGTGTATAGTCCCTAGAAACAAGGAATTTGACATAAGTCCTAATTTACTATTTCAAATACCGGCATTCCCGAATCAGAACCTTTCTACATCTTCAAACCTCTTCTCGCTCATTGCTCTAGCTGCTTCTCCACAGGTACGAGGAGTAGGGAAAATCTTTTGGGGATTTGCCAACCCTTTACTATTAAAAACTTGCTTAACCCACTGCATTGTTTCTAAATCCGCAGCAGAAAACATATCCGGCATGTAACATTTCTTATCCGCACCAATACCGTGTTCTCCGGAAATACTGCCGCCAACTTTTACACACAACTTGAGAATTTCTCCACCTACTTCTTCAACTTTCTCTAATTCACCAGGAATAGAATTGTCAAACAGAATTAGGGGATGCAAATTGCCGTCACCTGCATGGAATACATTGGCAATTTTGTAACCGAATTTCTCGCTTAATGCTTCAATTTCTTGTAAAACATAGGGTAACTGCGTCCGAGGAATTACTCCATCCTGCACGTAATAATCTGGACTTAAATGCCCCGCAGCCGCAAACGCTGCTTTTCTTCCTTTCCATAATTTGAGCCGCGTTTCGGAGTCGTTAGCAGAAGTTACATTACGGGCACCATTGCCTTTACAAATTTCGATAACCCGTTGCTTATTAGTCTTCACCTCTACATCCAAACCATCGATTTCAACCAGCAAAATAGCTACAGCATCGCGGGGATAACAGTTCGTTGCAGTTACATCTTCCACCGCATTAATGCTCATATTGTCCATCATTTCCATACCACCAGGGATGATTCCAGCGCTGATAATATCGGAAACCGCTGCTCCTGCTGCTTCCACGCTGGTAAAATCTGCCAACAGCACGCAAATAGATTCCGCACTTTTGAGAATTCGCAAAGTTATCTCTGTGGCAATTCCCAGTGTGCCTTCCGAACCTACAAATATACCCGTTAAATCGTAACCGGGCATTTCTTGAATTTGTCCGCCCAAATCAACAATATCACCATTCGCCGTGACAACTTTTAAACCTAAAACGTGATTGGTGGTAACACCGTATTTCAAACAATGCACCCCACCGGAATTTTCTGCAACATTACCCCCAATAGAACAAATAATTTGACTAGAAGGGTCGGGAGCGTAGTAAAAACCGGCACCGCTAACCGTTTGAGTCACCCAATTATTAATCACTCCAGGCTGAACTACAACCCGCTGATTATCTAAATCAACATTAAGTATCTGCCGCATCAATGAAGTGACTATCAATACGCATCCCGGAATCGGCAAAGCGCCGCCAGATAAACCAGTACCAGAACCTCTAGCAATAAAAGGAACCGAATATTTATTGCATATCTTCACCACCTGGGCAACTTGTTCCGTGGTTTTTGGTAAAACTGCCAAATCCGGACGTTGACGGTAGCTAGCTAAACCATCGCATTCATAAGTAATTAGTTCCTCGCGACGCTGTATCACGCCTTTTTTACCTAAAACCGCTTCAAGCTCTTTGATGATAGGTTTCCAGTCAATTTTTCGAGATTTTTCTTGAGTAAGCATGGTTTATTGTCCGGTGTGGGATGCAATGGTTTTATTTATAAGTCTTCTTACTATTTTTACAGGAGTTTTAAGACTTACGCATGGCTTTAATTTTCTTCAAGAGCCATTACGTTATTTGAAGTTAAATATCTGGGATACTTATTTATCGTTAGTATTTGTATCTTAAAATACTTATAATCACAAATATTTTTTTTGCAAGGATAAAAAAGTAATTAATAATCTTGAAAAAATAAAATAAATATTTGTTATCATAAATACCGCTTTAATTTTTCACTATTAAATTTATTTAAAAGAATAAAAAATATTATTTTATACATTATTTAGATGTAATCAATTTACTTAATATTTTGATGGACAAATCTAATAAGCTGATATATTTATTGATGTCTTTATGATTGAATGTATCAAGTTTAAATTTTGTCTAAAGTAAGTTTTTTCTGGCAGCAAATCATATACTATTGAAATCGCAATCGGTGATTCGGTAATTATTTCACCAAAGATTCGGCAATAACAATGCTGTCAATATAGAATCTTAAGGAACAAACCGCGTTTGCTTCAAATAGAGCATAAATGCTTTTATTTCAGCTATATATTTTACTTTTTTCAACACTAAATCCCTTTTATTAATCAAATGCAAGTAGAAATTATTAATAGTATTCAACAGTTCGATAAATTAGAAAAAAATTGGAATAATGTCTACGTTTCAGACTCTTACGCTCAAATATTCCTATCATGGTCTTGGCTGCGTGGATGGTTGGAAGTAGTTCCACACGACTGGTTTATATTAGCTATCAAACCCAAACCCAATTCACCCTATGTTGCTTTTTTTCCGCTAGCAATACGTTCTCTAGAATGGGCTAATGTCAACGTTTACAGGGCATTGCAAACTTGCGCTCATCCCATCGCAGACTATACAGGATTTCTCTGTTCTCCAGAATATGAAGAGGATGCGATTAAGAATTTTGCATCGTATATCCGTCAAAATTTACAGTGGGACGTTTTTCATATCAAAGATATACAAGACTCCAGATTAGATATTTTCGTCAAACACTTTTCCCAAAGCGATTTTCAACTTACGAGCAATCGCGGTATAGGCTGCCCTTATATTCCTTTGCCTGACGAATGGGAAAAATACTTACAAAACTTTATTAGTCGCAAACCTCGCAAGAATTTACGCAGTGCATTAAAAAAAGTAGAGCAGAATAGCGACTTCAATTTCACCAATATTGCAGATGATAATCTTGAAAATCAAATTGAAGTCTTATTTGAACTCTGGCAGATTAAATGGGGAAAACAGCCCGAGTCCGTCTTAAATACCTATCGTAATGTTTTTCGACAATGTGCAAAAAGCAATTCTTTGTGGATAGATATTTTGTGGGATAAAACAACACCAGTAGCCGCTACTGGAATCTATGTTGACAACAACAAAAAAGTTGTTTACGGACAAATGACTGGTTTTAATCCCGAATACTCTAAATTATCACCGGGCAGAGTGATGATGGCATTTAGTATCAAAAAAGCTATTGAAAACCAGTTCAAAAATTATGATTTGCTTAGAGGAGATTTAGATTATAAATTCTCCTTGTTAGGAGCGCATAAAAGATGGAATACCGATTATAAAATTACTCGGAATAATTTAAGAGCAAATACAATCAGACTGGCTCAATATTCTAAAAAGTTATTGTCTCTATCAAGGTAAAAAAAATTGAACGGGACTTTAGGAAAAAGTTTTATTTTATACCGAATCAAATTATTCTCTACGTATTCTATTGTTCCTCCATCAATTGGATTAGGTTTAACTTTATGGGAAGGTGAATTTGAAGCCAGACAAGATTCTTGGCTGCGGTGTTACGAAGATGGTACCGCGCTCAAACCGCCGAATAACGAGCCACACAATTAGCCGAAAAACTACGAGAAATGGGGATTAATCCAGACACATTGTAGAGACGGGGTGTATCAATACTGCTCGGTTAAGGAATTGGACACAATGGTAAGATCTCCCCTTCGGGTATCTCCCTGGCGGGAGACGCTGCGCTAGGATGACGACCCACGGGAGTAGTCTCCCAAACCCCCTTAAAAAGGGGGCTTAGTTCCTTCCTTTTTAAGGAGGCTTAGGGAGGATCTGCAATAAATAACTATTGCCATAAAACACACAATTAAATTAATATATAACTAACGTTCGATATACTAAGTTTCAGAATCCGAATGCCAAAAATTGTAGATCGCGAAAAGTATAGGAAAGAACTGCTATGGAAAAGCTTTGACTTATTTGCCTCTAAAGGTTACAGTACCGTAACCATGCGCGAAATTGCTAACGAATTGGGCGTTTCAACAGGGACTTTGTATCATTATTTTCCCAATAAAGAAGCTTTATTTTTACAGTTGGTAGAAGAACAGTTCCAGCAAGACATTATAAATTTTCTAGCTGAATCTGGGGACATAAAATATATACCAGAACGAATCAGAGCTTTGGTTGGTTTTGTTGAAAAAAACGAAGAGTATTTTATCAGTCAAATATTGCTTTGGAGTAATTTTTATCAACAGCAGGGGAAAAGTGAAGTTTTAAATAATGAAATTTTAAAGAAAGTTGCACAGAAATCCAGAGAAGAATTATTAAAGTACTTAGAAATTGAAGACAAAGTGGTTGCTGATTTTGTCGTCAATTTTCTCAATGGGTTAATTTGCGTGCGAATGTTTGAAGGTGAAATGGTTTCTTATCAAGAACAAGGAGAATTATTGGTGCAAATGGTGAGTGGCTATTTAGCTAATTGGTAATAGAGAATTGGTAATTGACTATGCAAATAATTTCTAAACCTGCTCATAAAGTAATCGGTGTAGTAGCTTTTGCTACTGTAATTACAGGTGCGACTGCCTTTTACGGAATGTCTCAAACTAGCTTGATGACTGCATCCAATACACCAGCAGTTGAAGCACCTCTTGTAGTTAAAAAGGTTACTGCCCTTGGTCGATTGGAACCTCAAGGCGAAGTAATAAACTTATCCGCACCTTTAGCTTTAGATGGTGATAGAGTTACAAAATTATTAGTTGAAGAAGGAGATAAAGTAAAAACAGGAGATGCGATCGCAATTCTAGATTCTCAAAAAAGATTGCAAGATGCATTATTAAAAGCCAAACAGCAGCTACGAATGGCTCAAGCCAAATTGGCACAGGTACAAGCAGGAGCTAAAACCGGACAAATTAAAGCACAAGAAGCAACTATTGCTCGCTTGCAAGCTGAAAAAACCAATCAAATAGAAGCACAACTCGCAACTATTTCACGTTTACAAGCGGAAAAAAAGACAGAAATCACCGCACAAAAAGCGACTATTGCCAAATTACAGGCAGAGATTGATAATGCCAATGTTGAATATCAACGCTATCAAAAACTTTTTAATCAAGGTGCAGTTTCTAATTCCTTACGAGACAGCAAACGTTTAACATTGCAAACCGCAAAACAACAACTCAATCAAGCAAGAGCAAACCTCGATCGTATAGAAGCATCGCGAAAACAACAACTTTCCGAAGCACGAGCAAATCTCAATCGCATTCAGTCATCCGGAAGCGAACAAATTAAAGAAGCCCAAGCAACTTTAAATCAAATTTCCGAAATTCGTCCAGTAGATGTTAGAGCCACCCAAACTGAAGTCGATGATGCTAAAGCTACTTTAAAACAAGCGCAAACAGACTTAGAGCAAGCTTACATTCGCGCACCAATGGCGGGACAAATCCTCAATATTCACACAAGAGTTGGAGAACAAATATCAAGCGAAGGTATTGTTGAATTAGGAAAAACTCAGCAAATGATGGTGGTTGCCGAGGTGTATCAAACGGACATCGAGCAAGTTAAGTTAGGACAAAAAGCATCAATTACTGGACAAGCTTTTTCCGGTAAA comes from Rivularia sp. PCC 7116 and encodes:
- a CDS encoding GUN4 domain-containing protein, translated to MTLQLHGWFYEKLQEALLSAYPAPGVLEQFVLFNLNKSLNEITGSNLSEQIFNLIQLEKSCGEICIQKLVDKAYEDKPLNEQVQVVKDLFEKTQKQVEFTLVLNDAVDEVNNSQAEYIAEELSKILQDPCLNKIEFDSRKIFLRSSEEGLETFKTLFDSGELAEILSYDIETLENADGNNLVPISINKRLDTLENLLAEKKWKEADEETSIILLQAAAQEERGWLQPEDIEKIDCNILFKIDDMWMDSSQNYFGFSVQKFVWEQLQEQLESNVSDTEKEREFAKQVQWCVQEKGERWIQIAKSQIVWGYDKQIRGYLPTPPPAVTGDNVIKVCVTLALVERLAKYQQQLMN
- the glcD gene encoding glycolate oxidase subunit GlcD, giving the protein MLTQEKSRKIDWKPIIKELEAVLGKKGVIQRREELITYECDGLASYRQRPDLAVLPKTTEQVAQVVKICNKYSVPFIARGSGTGLSGGALPIPGCVLIVTSLMRQILNVDLDNQRVVVQPGVINNWVTQTVSGAGFYYAPDPSSQIICSIGGNVAENSGGVHCLKYGVTTNHVLGLKVVTANGDIVDLGGQIQEMPGYDLTGIFVGSEGTLGIATEITLRILKSAESICVLLADFTSVEAAGAAVSDIISAGIIPGGMEMMDNMSINAVEDVTATNCYPRDAVAILLVEIDGLDVEVKTNKQRVIEICKGNGARNVTSANDSETRLKLWKGRKAAFAAAGHLSPDYYVQDGVIPRTQLPYVLQEIEALSEKFGYKIANVFHAGDGNLHPLILFDNSIPGELEKVEEVGGEILKLCVKVGGSISGEHGIGADKKCYMPDMFSAADLETMQWVKQVFNSKGLANPQKIFPTPRTCGEAARAMSEKRFEDVERF
- a CDS encoding GNAT family N-acetyltransferase, with product MQVEIINSIQQFDKLEKNWNNVYVSDSYAQIFLSWSWLRGWLEVVPHDWFILAIKPKPNSPYVAFFPLAIRSLEWANVNVYRALQTCAHPIADYTGFLCSPEYEEDAIKNFASYIRQNLQWDVFHIKDIQDSRLDIFVKHFSQSDFQLTSNRGIGCPYIPLPDEWEKYLQNFISRKPRKNLRSALKKVEQNSDFNFTNIADDNLENQIEVLFELWQIKWGKQPESVLNTYRNVFRQCAKSNSLWIDILWDKTTPVAATGIYVDNNKKVVYGQMTGFNPEYSKLSPGRVMMAFSIKKAIENQFKNYDLLRGDLDYKFSLLGAHKRWNTDYKITRNNLRANTIRLAQYSKKLLSLSR
- a CDS encoding TetR/AcrR family transcriptional regulator is translated as MPKIVDREKYRKELLWKSFDLFASKGYSTVTMREIANELGVSTGTLYHYFPNKEALFLQLVEEQFQQDIINFLAESGDIKYIPERIRALVGFVEKNEEYFISQILLWSNFYQQQGKSEVLNNEILKKVAQKSREELLKYLEIEDKVVADFVVNFLNGLICVRMFEGEMVSYQEQGELLVQMVSGYLANW
- a CDS encoding ABC exporter membrane fusion protein → MTMQIISKPAHKVIGVVAFATVITGATAFYGMSQTSLMTASNTPAVEAPLVVKKVTALGRLEPQGEVINLSAPLALDGDRVTKLLVEEGDKVKTGDAIAILDSQKRLQDALLKAKQQLRMAQAKLAQVQAGAKTGQIKAQEATIARLQAEKTNQIEAQLATISRLQAEKKTEITAQKATIAKLQAEIDNANVEYQRYQKLFNQGAVSNSLRDSKRLTLQTAKQQLNQARANLDRIEASRKQQLSEARANLNRIQSSGSEQIKEAQATLNQISEIRPVDVRATQTEVDDAKATLKQAQTDLEQAYIRAPMAGQILNIHTRVGEQISSEGIVELGKTQQMMVVAEVYQTDIEQVKLGQKASITGQAFSGKLQGEVSQIGLKINRQNVFSNQPGENLDRRVVDVKILLNPEDSNRVAGLTNLQVQTEIEL